A genome region from Hevea brasiliensis isolate MT/VB/25A 57/8 chromosome 7, ASM3005281v1, whole genome shotgun sequence includes the following:
- the LOC110636409 gene encoding uncharacterized protein LOC110636409: MSSFTNTSNFDNLLLQTLMGRLQIHPPNSTHNPFLSQSLEDLLFDAAYNNSDNSDDDCSDSRTQLSKEESKLEKEIIRLILSGKTDSLNPNSGQAVTIGEHHICVGFHEEKGSDYRVWEWHGHIMLFDEENGYTPEYIYGNYFERLQGKVARSGGVSKVDKEEEEEEKEEEKMGNLGLRELIDGGDSGGARILHRNINAGSSRLG; encoded by the exons ATGAGCTCGTTCACCAACAcctccaattttgacaatctccTGCTTCAAACCCTAATGGGCCGACTGCAAATCCATCCTCCAAATTCTACCCACAATCCCTTCCTCTCTCAGTCACTTGAGGACCTCCTCTTTGATGCTGCATACAATAACTCTGATAACTCTGATGATGATTGCTCTGATTCCAGAACCCAGCTCTCTAAAGAAGAATCCAAGCTTGAGAAGGAAATCATTCGACTCATCCTCTCAGGTAAGACTGATTCATTGAACCCCAACTCGGGTCAGGCAGTTACAATTGGTGAACATCACATATGTGTTGGGTTTCATGAGGAAAAAGGATCAGATTATCGAGTGTGGGAGTGGCATGGACATATTATGCTGTTTGATGAAGAGAATGGATACACTCCTGAGTATATTTATGGAAATTACTTTGAGAGGCTGCAGGGTAAGGTGGCCAGATCTGGCGGGGTTAGTAAGGTGGACAAGGAAGAGGAAGAGGaggagaaggaagaggagaaaatggGGAATTTGGGGTTGAGAGAGTTGATTGATGGTGGGGATTCTGGTGGTGCTCGAATTCTTCATAGGAATATCAATGCTGGTTCTTCAAG GCTTGGTTGA